A single region of the Archangium lipolyticum genome encodes:
- a CDS encoding DUF2019 domain-containing protein, which yields MIDLQGLVAEFVRHVQAETEAAWRGDSKTANKHVDQCLAVFDKLRAHGDTGRDALAVLFTHPRMDVRVSAAALLLRHRTAEAKAVLEEAAKGTGLVPFEASQALKRWEEGTWALDPADDDVGSPEATGPAAPSKRSRPRTERAAPDRRRGSKRDKRGG from the coding sequence ATGATTGATTTGCAAGGTCTTGTGGCGGAGTTTGTGCGGCATGTGCAGGCAGAAACCGAGGCGGCTTGGCGGGGCGACTCCAAGACAGCGAACAAGCACGTTGATCAGTGCTTAGCCGTGTTTGACAAACTGCGGGCTCATGGTGACACCGGACGGGATGCGCTCGCGGTGCTCTTCACGCATCCACGAATGGACGTGCGTGTGTCAGCGGCGGCGCTGCTGTTGCGCCATCGCACGGCGGAAGCCAAAGCGGTTTTGGAGGAAGCAGCGAAGGGCACAGGACTGGTCCCTTTTGAAGCATCCCAGGCGTTGAAACGCTGGGAAGAGGGTACATGGGCCCTAGACCCTGCCGACGATGATGTGGGGTCGCCCGAAGCGACCGGCCCGGCAGCGCCTAGCAAGCGCAGCCGACCGCGCACGGAACGCGCCGCGCCTGACAGACGGAGGGGGAGCAAGCGGGATAAACGTGGCGGGTGA
- the sitA5 gene encoding SitA5 family polymorphic toxin, whose amino-acid sequence MSRHSVDTRPVDTRRPQRAGALALAALMLVTACATGAPMGGGLTASRYRQPVPHDSSESSGLEAEAEDGSQEGEAFFAKLPTDFAPVQVSDAEFSETMTTLWLNMPLRVAASRPPLYVGRRLALASAPLSGEAWQSDLARSYGHFCERCGTPGDCLTLFEDGPRIQDDDKRSLALALAVGPALEGVNAEVRAMLDPTRMLAMISISITVYMALLLAPVPEPITKGAALVFSAALWGYLGYEFFDLLRAYARLYEDAPRASTFAELHEIGERFGRVIGPNSVRILVIVGTAAIGETAALASKAPKLPGFMQASERVATRTGLGLLETATGAERLIVSVPEGTIRVVLAPHAVAMAARGVAAGSPAPTRGKLLPNGHRAWGSFGGFKSAMGKAGPGKEWHHIVEQTKGNVKRFGGEALHNTENVIALDKAIHTRVSALFSRKMLRITGSRILTVRQWLSTQSYEAQREFGLLAIQNVRNGIWP is encoded by the coding sequence ATGTCTAGGCATTCTGTCGATACTCGCCCCGTGGACACACGGCGGCCCCAGCGCGCGGGTGCGCTGGCCCTGGCGGCGCTGATGCTGGTTACAGCGTGCGCCACGGGGGCCCCCATGGGTGGAGGGTTGACGGCTTCCCGTTACCGTCAACCCGTGCCGCACGACTCGTCCGAATCATCGGGGCTGGAAGCGGAAGCCGAAGACGGGAGCCAGGAGGGAGAGGCTTTCTTTGCCAAGCTGCCCACGGACTTTGCGCCTGTGCAGGTGAGTGACGCCGAGTTTTCGGAGACCATGACAACGCTTTGGCTCAACATGCCGCTTCGGGTGGCCGCGTCCCGTCCCCCGTTGTATGTCGGCCGTAGGCTGGCGTTGGCTTCCGCGCCCTTGAGTGGCGAAGCGTGGCAATCAGACCTGGCCCGCTCCTATGGGCATTTTTGCGAGCGGTGCGGCACGCCAGGGGATTGCCTGACGTTGTTTGAAGACGGGCCCCGCATTCAGGATGACGACAAGCGAAGCCTTGCGCTCGCCCTGGCGGTGGGTCCTGCCCTGGAAGGCGTAAACGCGGAAGTGCGGGCCATGCTCGACCCTACGCGAATGCTCGCGATGATTAGCATTAGCATCACGGTTTATATGGCGCTGCTGTTGGCGCCAGTGCCCGAGCCGATAACGAAGGGCGCGGCCCTGGTGTTTAGTGCCGCCCTGTGGGGTTACCTCGGTTATGAATTCTTCGATTTGCTGCGGGCCTATGCGCGGCTTTACGAAGATGCGCCCCGAGCCTCCACCTTTGCGGAGCTGCACGAGATTGGCGAGCGTTTCGGGCGTGTCATCGGCCCCAACAGTGTGCGAATTCTCGTCATCGTGGGGACGGCGGCCATTGGTGAAACGGCGGCCCTTGCTTCCAAGGCTCCAAAGCTCCCCGGATTCATGCAAGCGTCGGAGAGAGTCGCGACTCGCACCGGGTTGGGCCTGCTGGAGACGGCAACCGGCGCCGAGCGCCTTATTGTCTCTGTGCCCGAGGGGACGATCCGCGTGGTGTTGGCGCCTCATGCAGTGGCCATGGCCGCCCGGGGCGTTGCCGCTGGGAGCCCGGCCCCGACTCGGGGTAAGCTCCTGCCGAACGGACACAGGGCGTGGGGGTCGTTTGGTGGCTTCAAGTCGGCTATGGGAAAGGCGGGCCCCGGAAAGGAATGGCATCACATCGTGGAGCAGACCAAAGGCAACGTAAAGCGGTTCGGGGGCGAGGCCCTGCACAATACCGAGAATGTCATCGCACTAGACAAGGCGATTCACACACGGGTTAGTGCTCTCTTTTCTAGAAAGATGCTTAGGATTACGGGCTCAAGGATTCTGACGGTGCGTCAGTGGCTCAGCACTCAGTCCTATGAGGCGCAACGGGAATTTGGCCTGCTGGCCATTCAGAACGTCAGAAACGGCATTTGGCCATGA